One stretch of Orcinus orca chromosome 15, mOrcOrc1.1, whole genome shotgun sequence DNA includes these proteins:
- the C15H22orf15 gene encoding LOW QUALITY PROTEIN: uncharacterized protein C22orf15 homolog (The sequence of the model RefSeq protein was modified relative to this genomic sequence to represent the inferred CDS: deleted 1 base in 1 codon): MFITVMSGAGCWELVNPWCSLVLLITHLRQRGQVPPDVTIALLAEDGHLVNLAEGLEEGPSLAPSMGSSLLQERGIYVLVQIIKGEGRAPTCYESLLENLDERCPELAEELRWLSGLPHPPTLGDGWRRRAGTLRGHQEQGPPSRPRRVGFLLPGTH; the protein is encoded by the exons ATGTTTATCACGGTGATGTCTGGAG CTGGCTGCTGGGAGCTGGTGAACCCCTGGTGCAGCCTGGTGCTCCTCATCACCCACCTGAGGCAGAGGGGGCAGGTGCCCCCAGATg TGACCATAGCCCTCCTGGCTGAGGACGGGCACCTGGTGAACCTGGCTGAGGGACTGGAGGAGGGGCCTTCCCTGGCGCCCTCCATGGGCAGCTCCCTGCTGCAGGAGCGTGGGATCTATGTCCTAGTGCAGATCATCA AGGGTGAGGGCAGGGCCCCCACCTGCTATGAGTCCCTCCTGGAGAACCTGGATGAGCGGTGTCCAGAGCTGGCAG AGGAGCTGCGCTGGCTGTCgggactc ccccacccccccaccctggGCGATGGCTGGAGAAGGCGTGCCGGCACTCTGCGTGGCCACCAGGAGCAAGGCCCTCCTTCACGGCCCCGAAGGGTGGGCTTCCTGCTGCCTGGGACCCACTAG
- the CHCHD10 gene encoding coiled-coil-helix-coiled-coil-helix domain-containing protein 10, mitochondrial: MPRGSRSMGARPASRSAAPPAHPPAHPPPSAVAPAPAPSGQPGLMAQMATTAAGVAVGSAVGHVMGSALTGALSGGSSEPAQAAAQQAPARAAPQPQQMGPCAYEIRQFLDCSTTQSDLTLCEGFSEALKQCKYNHGLISLP, from the exons ATGCCCCGGGGGAGCCGCAGCATGGGCGCCCGGCCAGCCAG CCGCAGCGCCGCGCCCCCTGCCCACCCGCCCGCGCACCCGCCGCCCTCGGCCGtggccccggcccccgccccgtCGGGCCAGCCCGGCCTGATGGCGCAGATGGCGACCACGGCCGCCGGAGTGGCCGTGGGCTCGGCTGTGGGACACGTCATGGGCAGCGCCCTGACCGGAGCCTTGAGCGGGGGGAGCTCAGAGCCCGCCCAGGCTGCTGCCCAGCAG GCCCCGGCCCGCGCTGCCCCGCAGCCCCAGCAGATGGGGCCCTGCGCCTATGAGATCAGGCAGTTCCTGGACTGCTCCACCACTCAGAGCGACCTGACCCTGTGCGAGGGCTTCAGCGAGGCCCTGAAGCAGTGCAAGTACAACCACG GTCTGATCTCCCTGCCCTGA